Part of the Methanosphaera sp. WGK6 genome is shown below.
AGGCATAACAATTAAATTATATTTATTCCATGTTCCTTTAAGATATGATTTAAATTTTTCTACACGTTCTCCATTTCGTATACCAATACAGGGATGTTCATGACCTATAATAATAGTAGCTATATGTTCAGGTATTTCTTCAGGTATTTCATGACCATGTGTAATATAATAATTATCTATGATAATATAATCCTCTAAAATTAGATTTCGTTTATTTAGAATATATTGTGTAAAATTATCGTGATTTCCTTTTATAACTCTAATTTCAACAAATGAATCAGATAAATAATCAATAAAGTCTAATATTTCCTTCCATTCTTGTTTATCAATTGTTCCAAAGTTATGTTTAATATCTCCATTTAAAATAATCTTGCTTACATTAGCTTTTCTTTGAATATTATCCATTACATCAATTATTTTATCAAATTGAAATGGAGGAATCATCAATCCTTGCTTATTTAATGAAGTTTCATAACCAAAATGTAAATCAGAAATT
Proteins encoded:
- a CDS encoding metallophosphoesterase; the protein is MNSLKINGAEIINKALKIEDTLLISDLHFGYETSLNKQGLMIPPFQFDKIIDVMDNIQRKANVSKIILNGDIKHNFGTIDKQEWKEILDFIDYLSDSFVEIRVIKGNHDNFTQYILNKRNLILEDYIIIDNYYITHGHEIPEEIPEHIATIIIGHEHPCIGIRNGERVEKFKSYLKGTWNKYNLIVMPSFTPISQGSDVLHEKTISPFIKKLDDFEVYAIDGENIYPFGLIKDLLSIDMEL